The Chiroxiphia lanceolata isolate bChiLan1 chromosome 4, bChiLan1.pri, whole genome shotgun sequence genome includes the window cagtccttcacAAATGGCAGTGGCAATCACACTCCTCCTGGCTGTGGTGGCCATCCTGCTCGGAAAGATGCACGATCTTATAGTCAGTGTGGTCACAGCCCAGTGGATGAAGCTGCATGAGGTTTTTCTGCATCCGGTGATGACATGGCTTTGGCAGGACGTTAAGCTGACCAGCCCCATGGAAAAAGCCTCACTCCTTCCAAAATTGCAGAGCTGGCCCTTTTGCACCGCTGCAGCAGCCATACTCGCTGAGATTTGCTGGGTGGCCTGGCAAATGCATCTTGCCTCTCGCAGCTGCCCTGAGCAGGACAGCTCCAGCAGCGAGGAGGAGGATGacagtgagaaggaaaaggacCTCAAGGGACAACACCCCAGTGTTCGGATGTTTTCTGTGTACAATGTATTGCCAACGCAGGAACTGTCTGAgatgtgcagggatgtgcagaaGTTGGTGCGTGACCTCCTCCGTATCTGCCGAGTGATTTGCAAGAAGACTTCCATGCCAGAGATGTACCCAGCCACCGGGAAGGATGGCATCCATGAATCCTGGAATGTCTTTGAGGACCGAATCATGTACCTGCTGGTTGTGTTCCTGCAGCCACCCGCTGGATACTCTTTCAGGTTGGAGCTGTATGGTGGGATGCACCTGCCAGAGAGGTGCTGCAACATCCGTGTGGTGCTGGAGTGCACATGCTCAGAGACAGGggatatgttttgttttctccaccCCTCCGACAACAACCAGAGCTCTCCCCTCCTATCCACCCTCTGCACAGGCTCCTACTTAGATGTGGAGGAAATTGCCTGCTGGATGCAAAATTTGGTGGGATCAGCCTGGGAGAGTTTGCCTCAGTGGCACGACTGGGAGCTCCGGGTGCTGCCCTCCTCCCACTCCTGCAGGCTCCTGCTGACTGGACCCTCTGAGGTGCAGCTCTGTGTTGTGCTGATGTTTGCAGTGCAGCAGGGCAGCCCAGGCACCTTCCTGGTCCTCCAGTAGGCAGTGGCAGCTTTCCCAGGcactggtttgggctggggctgcacagggagttgggagcacacacagctgggacagcacaACAGACCATTATACTCAGTATATgaaagagaaggggagaaggaagaggaaggggataGGTTTGCAGTCaca containing:
- the LOC116785898 gene encoding inositol 1,4,5-trisphosphate receptor-interacting protein-like 1, with amino-acid sequence MAVAITLLLAVVAILLGKMHDLIVSVVTAQWMKLHEVFLHPVMTWLWQDVKLTSPMEKASLLPKLQSWPFCTAAAAILAEICWVAWQMHLASRSCPEQDSSSSEEEDDSEKEKDLKGQHPSVRMFSVYNVLPTQELSEMCRDVQKLVRDLLRICRVICKKTSMPEMYPATGKDGIHESWNVFEDRIMYLLVVFLQPPAGYSFRLELYGGMHLPERCCNIRVVLECTCSETGDMFCFLHPSDNNQSSPLLSTLCTGSYLDVEEIACWMQNLVGSAWESLPQWHDWELRVLPSSHSCRLLLTGPSEVQLCVVLMFAVQQGSPGTFLVLQ